In Raphanus sativus cultivar WK10039 chromosome 5, ASM80110v3, whole genome shotgun sequence, the following proteins share a genomic window:
- the LOC108860150 gene encoding zinc finger CCCH domain-containing protein 18-like yields the protein MNFTESMNVVHSRIQHLEPENASKIIGYLLMQDHGDLDMIRLAFCPDSVMHSMINFVKYELAKDPRYNSPPSDHVPTLSFGSFTGSSIQPPSVSVSVSPPLRTGYWENSTEIDSLHNNVQFLNVEDSMTSPEFSNGFFSRDHQCFPLRTSRRSPSLPEFPVKICHYFNKGYCKHGDNCRYFHGQIIPEREGFSQMFNPNNLSDEEHVVSPGSLEKLEGEIIELLKSRRGAPISIASLPMMYYEKYSRTLQAEGYLTESQRHGKAGFSLTKLLARLNNTIRLIDRPHGQHSVILAEDVSKFVEYMGERNEHGAILAGSRQIYLTFPAESSFTEHDVSNYFSKFGLVEDVRIPCQQKRMFGFVTFVYTESVKLILAKGNPHFICGARVLVKPYREKSRSSRYLDNNKPLHRMRYGSQYIDRDLEMNTLPPRVSESSRLMRKQFLEEHEQSVSKSLPTNYSYLGFSDDFKLTSDVEQEEQVGRLSYLLDYLNTEENVMNITTNYKDTDRRIHCDPLDNQVLNLPESPFSSLSGKEISTIT from the exons ATGAATTTCACAGAATCGATGAACGTCGTGCACAGCAGAATCCAACATCTTGAACCTGAAAATGCATCAAAAATCATCGGTTATCTCTTGATGCAAGACCATGGGGACCTTGACATGATCCGTCTCGCCTTCTGCCCAGATTCTGTGATGCATTCCATGATCAACTTCGTGAAATACGAATTAGCTAAAGATCCTCGTTACAACAGCCCTCCTTCTGATCACGTTCCTACTCTTAGTTTCGGATCATTTACTGGTTCATCTATCCAGCCTCCCTCggtttcggtttcggtttcTCCTCCTTTGAGAACCGGTTATTGGGAGAACTCAACCGAGATTGATTCGTTGCATAACAATGTTCAGTTCTTGAACGTTGAGGATTCTATGACGAGCCCTGAGTTCTCTAACGGCTTCTTCTCTCGAGATCATCAATGCTTTCCTTTAAGAACAAGCAGGAGATCACCGAGTTTACCCGAGTTTCCGGTAAAAATATGTCACTACTTCAACAAAGGGTACTGCAAACATGGCGACAACTGCCGGTACTTCCACGGTCAGATCATTCCGGAGAGAGAGGGTTTCTCTCAGATGTTTAATCCAAACAACTTAAGCGACGAAGAGCATGTTGTTTCACCCGGATCACTTGAGAAACTAGAAGGAGAGATCATCGAgctgctcaaatccagaagagGCGCTCCAATTTCCATTGCTTCATTGCCAATGATGTACTATGAAAAATACTCTAGGACCCTTCAAGCTGAAGGATATCTCACAGAGTCACAAAGACATGGCAAAGCTGGCTTTAGCCTCACCAAGCTTCTTGCTCGCTTGAACAACACCATCCGCCTCATTGACag GCCTCACGGCCAGCATTCGGTCATATTAGCAGAAGATGTATCGAAGTTTGTGGAATACATGGGAGAGAGAAACGAACATGGAGCCATCCTTGCTGGTTCCAGGCAGATTTACTTAACCTTTCCGGCAGAGAGTAGTTTCACTGAACATGATGTCTCAAACTACTTCTCCAAATTCGGACTTGTTGAAGATGTGAGGATTCCTTGTCAACAGAAGAGAATGTTTGGATTTGTAACATTCGTTTACACAGAAAGCGTCAAACTCATTCTTGCTAAAGGTAATCCTCATTTCATATGCGGGGCCCGTGTTCTTGTCAAGCCTTACCGGGAAAAATCACGCTCTAGTCGATACCTTGACAACAACAAGCCTCTCCACAGGATGCGGTATGGCTCTCAATACATTGACAGAGACTTGGAGATGAACACAT TGCCACCACGAGTTAGCGAGAGCTCAAGACTAATGAGAAAGCAGTTCCTTGAGGAACATGAGCAATCGGTTTCCAAGTCTTTACCTACCAATTACTCTTATCTTGGCTTCTCCGATGACTTCAAGCTAACATCAGATG tggAGCAAGAGGAACAAGTAGGACGGTTGAGCTATCTTCTGGACTATTTAAACACCGAAGAAAATGTCATGAACATAACCACAAACTACAAAGACACTGATCG GAGAATCCATTGTGATCCTTTGGACAACCAAGTCTTGAACCTACCAGAGAGTCCTTTTTCTTCCCTTTCTGGGAAGGAGATTTCGACAATTACCTAG